From the bacterium genome, the window AACGATATAATTCTTTTGCGCGTTTTTTATTGCAGCGCTATGGCGAGCGGGTGAGCAAAATATCCGTAGATGCCGGATGGACCTGTCCCAACCGTGACGGCCGCTGCGGCACCGACGGATGTCTGTTCTGCCGGGTCGACAGTTTTTCCAGGATGCAGTCTCTGCAGCGCATTCCGGTGCCGCAACAGGTGGAAAGGGGCGTGCAGCGTGGCCGGGAAAAAGGGGTGAACAAATTTATCGTTTATTTTCAAGCTTCCACCAACACCTATGCGCCGGTCGAGGTTCTGCGGCCGGTGTTTTTGCAGGCTGCGTCGGTTCCCGGCGTAGTCGGGGTGTCCATGGCTACCCGGCCTGATTGTCTCGGCGAAGATCTGATGCCGCTGTTGACGGAACTGGCAGAAAGAGTGGATGTCTGGGTCGAAGTGGGGCTGCAGAGCGTGCATGATCGTACGCTGCATCTGGTACGGCGCGGTCATACCTACGCCGATTTCGAATCGGCGGTGCAGCGGCTGGCGCATTGGCCCGTGAGGGTGTGCGTCCATCTGATGCTGGGATTGCCCGGCGAGGATCATGCGATGATGATGGAAACCGCGGACCGGTTGGCGCAGCTGCCGGTCCATGAACTCAAACTGCACCCCATGCTGGTGTTGAAGGACACAGCGGCGGAGCAACTCTATCGCGAGGGAGCCTACCGGGCGCTCGAGTTGGACGAGTATGTAGAGATTTTAATCGATTTTTTGCAAAGAACCCCGGCGGATCGGGTGCTGCAACGTGTGACTGCTGAAGCGCCGGCGGAGATGCTGATCGCACCGCTGTGGCCGTTGCACAAAGCCAGGGTGTACCGCGCGCTGCAGCAGGCGATGGAGCGCCGCGATGCTTGCCAAGGCCGGCTGTGCGTCTAGTTGACCATCTCGTAGCGCTCTTTAAACTCTCGAACGCCCTGGGTAATCGCTTTAGCGATCGCGCGATGCGTGG encodes:
- a CDS encoding TIGR01212 family radical SAM protein (This family includes YhcC from E. coli K-12, an uncharacterized radical SAM protein.) codes for the protein MNEQKRYNSFARFLLQRYGERVSKISVDAGWTCPNRDGRCGTDGCLFCRVDSFSRMQSLQRIPVPQQVERGVQRGREKGVNKFIVYFQASTNTYAPVEVLRPVFLQAASVPGVVGVSMATRPDCLGEDLMPLLTELAERVDVWVEVGLQSVHDRTLHLVRRGHTYADFESAVQRLAHWPVRVCVHLMLGLPGEDHAMMMETADRLAQLPVHELKLHPMLVLKDTAAEQLYREGAYRALELDEYVEILIDFLQRTPADRVLQRVTAEAPAEMLIAPLWPLHKARVYRALQQAMERRDACQGRLCV